Proteins from a single region of Octopus sinensis unplaced genomic scaffold, ASM634580v1 Contig15186, whole genome shotgun sequence:
- the LOC115230285 gene encoding protein FAM200A-like, with translation MHSEHVHKSEEFFKRKLEEFDNQTKSLKKLVSVSSNALLASYKVSYRIAKCKKPHNIGETLVLPAAIDMVEAMFGESYAKQLQQIPLADNTVARRIDDISEDLCDQLVSRLRNCKFAIQVDEGADINKNAHLIAYVRYAEENGAQSMSGNKSGLQALVKNRAPEIIWTHCMLHRSALVSKNMSPELNDIFAQITKVINYIKHSPLRAKFFAKLCEDMDSKYTSLLYYCEVRWLSRAKVIRRVFELKDQVADFLDENDIEDAKLFRDDDFIVKFAYLVDIFGKLSILNNQCRDHNYIYSLKRTK, from the exons ATGCATTCTGAACATGTCCATAagtctgaagaattttttaaaagaaaattagaagagtTTGATAACCAAACGAAATCGTTAAAAAAACTTGTTTCTgtctcttcaaatgctttactaGCATCTTACAAAGTTTCTTACAGGATTGCAAAATGCAAGAAACCGCACAATATCGGAGAAACTCTAGTTTTGCCAGCAGCTATCGATATGGTTGAAGCAATGTTTGGCGAATCCTATGCAAAACAATTACAGCAAATACCGCTTGCTGATAACACAGTCGCTAGAAGAATTGATGACATATCTGAAGATCTTTGTGATCAGTTGGTTTCTCGACTACGTAACTGTAAATTTGCTATACAAGTTGATGAGGGAGCtgacataaataaaaatgcacattTAATTGCATATGTCAGATATGCTGAAGAAA ACGGAGCACAGTCAATGTCAGGAAATAAATCTGGTCTTCAAGCTCTTGTAAAAAACAGAGCACCAGAAATTATCTGGACGCACTGCATGCTGCACAGATCAGCACTTGTCTCAAAGAATATGAGTCCAGAACTGAACGATATTTTTGCGCAAATTACAAAAGTTATAAACTACATAAAACACAGTCCTTTAAGAGCTAAGTTTTTTGCAAAGCTGTGTGAAGATATGGATTCAAAATATACATCGCTTTTATACTATTGTGAGGTACGCTGGCTATCTCGTGCAAAAGTGATTAGAAGGGTGTTTGAACTCAAAGATCAAGTTGCAGATTttcttgatgaaaatgatattgaagatGCAAAGTTGTTCAGGGATGATGACTTTATTGTCAAATTTGCCtatttagttgacatttttgGGAAATTGAGTATATTGAATAATCAATGCAGGGACCACAACTACATTTATTCtctcaaaaggacaaaataa